The proteins below are encoded in one region of Nitrospirota bacterium:
- a CDS encoding ISL3 family transposase — protein FNLKAKLTMRKAYGFRSVENLQIALYHTLGNLPEPETTHKFC, from the coding sequence TTTAACCTCAAGGCGAAACTGACCATGAGAAAAGCATACGGTTTTCGGTCGGTAGAAAACCTACAAATCGCCTTATATCATACACTTGGTAATCTGCCAGAACCGGAAACAACCCACAAATTCTGCTGA